ACCGTGCAGAACCCGGACCACACCTACGCGGCGGCGGGCGTCTACACGGTCTCGCTGACGGTGACCAACGCCTACGGCGCGGACACCGAGATCAAGACCGGCTACATCACCGTGACCGAGCCCTCGGCCGGCGGCGGCACCATGCACGTGGCCGACATGAACGTCTACAAGGTGCTCAGCGGGCGGAAGTACTACGGCCGCTGCGACGTGAGCGTCGTCGACGACACCGGGGCCCCGGTGGCCGCGGCGACCGTCACCGCCACCTACTCCGGCGACATCAGCGGCACGGTGAGCGGCGTGACGGGCAGCGACGGCTGGGTCACGCTCTCGACCCTGACCAAGGCCTACGCCAATTCGCCCTTCTGCTTCACGGTGACCAACGTGACCCACGCGACGCTGGACTACGCCAGCGGGGACAACCTCGTCACCCAGAGCTGCGAGGGGGGCGACGTGTACGGTGCGGAGAGCGGCCGCGTCGTCGGGCTGACCGGACTGGGCCGCAACTGGCCGAACCCGTTCAACCCGCAGACGGACATCGCCTTCAGCCTGGCCCGGGAGGGCCGGGTGCGCCTGGCCGTGTACAACGTCAAGGGCGAGCTGGTCGACGTGCTCGCCGAGGGCGTGTACGGGGTCGGCGAGCACGTCTTCACGTTCAACGGCCAGGACCGGCCCAGCGGCGTGTACTTCTACCGCCTCGAGGCGCCGGGCTTCACCGAGACGCGGAAGATGATCATGTTGAAGTAGATCCGCCCGGCGGACCTGCACGGCAGGGGGCGGCCCGGCGGCCGCCCCCTCGCCGCATCCGCGAACCGGACTTCCCCGCGGCGCCGTCGGGGCTTATCATGGTCGCGCCCTCGCCGCACCGCGAACCCGTCCCCGGAGCGCCCATGGAACCGAACGTCCAGCACCTCGTCGAGAAGATCCGCGACGCCATCATCGGCGACGACCGGGCCCTCAGCGGCCCCTACGGCCCCCGGCGCATGACCTACGCCGACTACACGGCCAGCGGGCGTTCCCTCGAGTTCATCGAGGACTTCATCGCCGAGGAGGTGCTGCCCCTCTACGCCAACACGCATACCGAGACGTCGCGCACCGGCCTGCAGACCACCCGTTTCCGCGAGGACGCGCGCCAGATCATCCTGCAGGCGTGCGGCGGCGACGAGAGCGACTGCGTCATCTTCTGCGGTTCGGGGGCCACCGGCGCCATCAACAAGCTCATCGACATCCTGAACCTGAGCCTGCCGCGCGACCTCGAGGAGAAGTACGACCTGGCGTCGCACATCCCCAAGGACGATCGCCCCGTGGTCTTCATCGGACCCTACGAGCACCATTCGAACGAACTGCCCTGGCGCGAGTCCATCGCCGACGTGGTGACCATCGCCGAGGACATGGACGGCCGCATCGATCAGGCCCACCTCGAGCGCGAACTCGTGAACCACGCCGCACGGCCCCTGAAGATCGGGTCGTTCTCGGCGGCGAGCAACGTGACCGGGATCGTCTCGGACACGGCCGGCATCTCGCGGCTGCTGCACCGCCACGGGGCCCTGGCCTTCTGGGATTTCGCCGCGGCGGCGCCCTACGTGAAGATCGAGATGAACCTGCGCGACGGCGATGACGGGGGCGCCGGCCTGACCTACAAGGACGCGGTCTTCATCTCGCCCCACAAGTTCATCGGCGGTCCGGGGACGCCGGGCCTCCTGGTGGTCAAGCGCGCGCTGGTGAAGAACACCGTGCCCACCGTGCCGGGCGGCGGCACCGTCTCCTACGTGAGCTCCGACAAGCACACCTACCTGCCGGACGTCGAGCACCGCGAGGAGGGGGGCACGCCGGCCATCATCGAGGCGATCCGGGCCGGGCTCGTGTTCCACCTGAAGAACGCCGTCGGCGAGGCGAACATCGAGGCGCTCGAACACCGCTTCGTGCAGCGGGCGGTGGCGGCGTGGGGGGAGAACCCGGACATCCAGATCCTGGGCAACCTGGCGGCCAAACGGCTGTCGATCGTCTCGTTCGTGATCCGCAGCGGCCGGCGCATCCTGCACCACAACTTCGTCGTCGCCCTGCTGAACGACCTCTTCGGGATCCAGGCCCGGGGCGGCTGCTCGTGCGCGGGGCCCTACGGCCACCGCCTGCTGGGCATCGACCTCGCCCGCAGCATGAAGTACCACGAGGCCATCAGCGCCGGCGCCGAGGGCATCAAGCCCGGCTGGGTGCGCGTGAACTTCAACTACTTCATCAGCGACGACGTGTGCGACTTCATCATCCGGGCCGTGGAGTTCATCGCGCGCGAGGGCTGGCGCTTCCTGGCCCACTACGACTTCGAGCCGGAGACCGGCATCTGGCGCCACCGCGAGCAGCCGCGCGGCACGAGCCTCCGCCTGCACGACATCAGCTACTGCACCGGCAAGATGCAGTACCGCTCGCACCACGTGACCGAGCCCGAGAGCGCGCTGCGGGAGTATCTCGACCAGGCGGAGGAACTGGTCGCCGGCTGGCGGGACGCCGCCGCCGTGGCGCCGGTCGCGTCCGCGGTGAGCCTGGACCCCGCCCTGGAGCCGCTGCGCTGGTTCCCCCTGCCGGGCGAAGGGCGTTGAGCCGGTTCGTCCGGTGCGCGGGGCTGGTGGCCCTGGTCGTCCTGGCCGGGTCGAGGCCGGCGGTCGCCGCGGAACGGCCCCTGCTCCTGGGGGGCGACGTGTCCCTGCTGCCCCTGTGCGAAGACGCGGGCGTGACGTACACGGTCGCGGGCAAGCCGGGCGAGGCGCTGGCGATCCTCGGCGGCAGCGGTTGCAACACCTTCCGCGTGCGGCTCTTCGTCGCGCCCGACCCGGACGGGGCCGCCTGCCAGGACCTGGCCTGGGTCGCCCGGCTCGGGGCGCGCATCAAGGCCCGCCACGCCACCTTCCTGCTCGACCTCCACTATTCGGACACCTGGGCCGATCCCGGCCGTCAGGAGACGCCGCGGGCCTGGAGCGGACTCGCTCCCGACGCCCTCGCCGCCCGCGTCGAGTCGTACACCGCGGCGGTCGTGGACTCGCTGACCGCGGCGGGCGCCCGGCCGGACATCGTGCAGCTGGGGAACGAGATCACGCCGGGCCTGCTGTGGCCGGCGGGGCGGCTGGACGGGAGCGAGGCGGCGTGGGTCCGGCTGGCGGCGTTGCTGCGGGCGGCCGGCCGCGGCGCGCGCCGGGCGGATGCCGATGGCGGCACGCCGCTGCTGCTGGTGCATCTGGCCACGGGCGGCGACCCGGCGGCGACGCGGTGGTTCCTGGCCGGACTCGCACGGCACGACGTCCCCTACGACCTGGTCGGGCTCAGCTACTACCCGTGGTGGCACGGCGCGCCCGACGACCTGGCGGCGACGCTCGACGTCGTGGCGACCGAGTTCGGGCGCGACGTCCTCGTGGTGGAGACGGCCCAGCCGTGGCGGGAGGGGCCGGAGCCGGCGGCATCCCCGTTCCCGGCCACGCCCGCCGGCCAGGCGGCCTTCCTGTGCGAGGTCGTGCGCCGGGTGCGGGAGACGCCCGGGGGCCACGGGCGCGGGGTGCTGTGGTGGGCGCCGGAGGGGATCGCCGCCCCCGGCGTGCCGGCCTGGCGCGCGGGCGACTGCGCCCTGTTCGACGCCGCCGGCGAAGTGCTGCCCGCGCTCGACGCGTTCCGCGCCCCGGA
The sequence above is a segment of the bacterium genome. Coding sequences within it:
- a CDS encoding aminotransferase class V-fold PLP-dependent enzyme, with the protein product MEPNVQHLVEKIRDAIIGDDRALSGPYGPRRMTYADYTASGRSLEFIEDFIAEEVLPLYANTHTETSRTGLQTTRFREDARQIILQACGGDESDCVIFCGSGATGAINKLIDILNLSLPRDLEEKYDLASHIPKDDRPVVFIGPYEHHSNELPWRESIADVVTIAEDMDGRIDQAHLERELVNHAARPLKIGSFSAASNVTGIVSDTAGISRLLHRHGALAFWDFAAAAPYVKIEMNLRDGDDGGAGLTYKDAVFISPHKFIGGPGTPGLLVVKRALVKNTVPTVPGGGTVSYVSSDKHTYLPDVEHREEGGTPAIIEAIRAGLVFHLKNAVGEANIEALEHRFVQRAVAAWGENPDIQILGNLAAKRLSIVSFVIRSGRRILHHNFVVALLNDLFGIQARGGCSCAGPYGHRLLGIDLARSMKYHEAISAGAEGIKPGWVRVNFNYFISDDVCDFIIRAVEFIAREGWRFLAHYDFEPETGIWRHREQPRGTSLRLHDISYCTGKMQYRSHHVTEPESALREYLDQAEELVAGWRDAAAVAPVASAVSLDPALEPLRWFPLPGEGR
- a CDS encoding glycosyl hydrolase 53 family protein, translated to MSRFVRCAGLVALVVLAGSRPAVAAERPLLLGGDVSLLPLCEDAGVTYTVAGKPGEALAILGGSGCNTFRVRLFVAPDPDGAACQDLAWVARLGARIKARHATFLLDLHYSDTWADPGRQETPRAWSGLAPDALAARVESYTAAVVDSLTAAGARPDIVQLGNEITPGLLWPAGRLDGSEAAWVRLAALLRAAGRGARRADADGGTPLLLVHLATGGDPAATRWFLAGLARHDVPYDLVGLSYYPWWHGAPDDLAATLDVVATEFGRDVLVVETAQPWREGPEPAASPFPATPAGQAAFLCEVVRRVRETPGGHGRGVLWWAPEGIAAPGVPAWRAGDCALFDAAGEVLPALDAFRAPD